A window of the Bombina bombina isolate aBomBom1 chromosome 3, aBomBom1.pri, whole genome shotgun sequence genome harbors these coding sequences:
- the LOC128654411 gene encoding LOW QUALITY PROTEIN: uncharacterized oxidoreductase YtbE-like (The sequence of the model RefSeq protein was modified relative to this genomic sequence to represent the inferred CDS: inserted 1 base in 1 codon) produces the protein MEISEPSRSVTLNNGVIMPLVGLGTFRLRGYQNLFPVVDAALACGYRSFDTATVYRNEADLGRALKELLPRHKLSRSDIFITSKLAPTDLGKGAREACLRSLAELGCEYLDLYLIHWPGKQGCRSEDTRNVQARDESWKAMEDLYQEGLIKALGVSNYTETHLTQLLSSCKVPPAVLQVEFHPRLPQTSLVHWCKEHNVHLQAYSSLGCGALLTREEVKKVANAMGXTPSQVLLNWALVQGVGVIPKTSSPERLKENFRVWNFQLSKEEILELMSDGKEERYCWDPTGEA, from the exons ATGGAGATATCTGAACCCTCCCGCAGTGTCACCCTTAACAATGGAGTAATTATGCCCCTTGTGGGTCTAGGAACTTTCCGTCTCCGTGGATATCAAAATCTCTTTCCGGTTGTGGATGCTGCCCTGGCTTGCGGTTACCGTTCTTTTGACACTGCCACCGTTTATCGCAATGAAGCAGATCTGGGCCGTGCTTTAAAAGAACTTCTTCCCCGTCACAAACTAAGTCGTTCAGACATCTTCATTACCAGCAAGTTGGCACCTACTGACTTGGGCAAGGGGGCACGGGAGGCCTGTCTACGGAGTTTAGCAGAATTAGGTTGTGAATACCTAGATCTTTATTTAATACATTGGCCTGGCAAACAGGGATGCCGTAGCGAAGATACTCGTAATGTTCAGGCTAGAGATGAAAGCTGGAAAGCTATGGAGGATCTCTATCAGGAAGGCTTGATCAAGGCATTGGGGGTATCTAACTACACCGAGACACACTTGACACAATTGCTGTCATCATGCAAAGTCCCtccagctgtgttacaagtagaatTCCACCCACGGCTGCCGCAAACCTCTCTTGTACACTGGTGTAAGGAACACAATGTCCATCTGCAGGCCTACTCTTCTCTAGGCTGTGGGGCTTTGTTGACAAGGGAGGAGGTAAAAAAGGTGGCAAACGCCATGG GCACACCGTCCCAGGTGTTGCTTAATTGGGCCCTTGTGCAAGGTGTTGGCGTCATCCCCAAGACTTCCAGTCCAGAGAGGTTGAAAGAGAACTTCAGAGTGTGGAATTTCCAGCTGAGTAAGGAAGAGATACTGGAATTAATGAGCGATGGCAAAGAGGAGAGATATTGTTGGGATCCTACAGGAGAGGCTTAA